The Mucilaginibacter terrenus genome has a segment encoding these proteins:
- a CDS encoding acyl-CoA thioesterase, translating into MAEKLSDYKYKTPIHIRFSDIDSVGHVNNAIYLTYFEVARISYFRNVAGWDTKTTGIIVGRSEINYLKPVTIEDKIMCYVRVVRIGNSSFDVMHVLVKVTDDGEEICTTCKTVCISYDYSANKSVPIPKDGRSKMIAYDEPRLILNTN; encoded by the coding sequence ATGGCTGAAAAACTATCAGATTACAAGTACAAAACTCCTATTCACATCCGGTTTTCGGATATTGATTCTGTAGGTCACGTTAACAACGCCATATATCTTACCTATTTTGAGGTGGCACGTATCAGCTATTTCAGGAATGTGGCAGGTTGGGACACCAAAACTACCGGGATAATTGTAGGCAGATCGGAAATCAACTACTTAAAGCCCGTAACTATTGAAGATAAGATAATGTGCTACGTAAGAGTGGTGCGTATAGGTAACAGCAGCTTTGATGTTATGCACGTTTTAGTTAAGGTTACTGATGATGGCGAAGAGATATGCACTACTTGTAAAACAGTCTGCATTAGTTATGATTACTCGGCAAACAAATCTGTTCCAATTCCTAAAGATGGCCGGAGCAAGATGATAGCCTATGATGAGCCCAGATTGATCCTGAATACGAATTAA
- a CDS encoding GNAT family N-acetyltransferase yields the protein MQFIPVALTIEANAGLLNYPECAESLQESINFYSRSGFTPPWICYYATENGELIGCAGYKGPPVNGRVEIAYGTFPTHQQKGVGTRICQKLVELALLTDPSVSIIAHTLAQDNYSSRILKKNGFAFTSSFEDEEDGMVWLWSHQPDSK from the coding sequence ATGCAATTTATCCCAGTAGCACTCACAATAGAGGCAAACGCCGGCTTACTGAATTATCCTGAATGTGCAGAATCGTTGCAGGAATCTATTAATTTCTACTCGCGATCTGGCTTTACACCGCCCTGGATATGCTATTATGCTACCGAAAATGGAGAGCTAATTGGTTGCGCCGGCTACAAAGGGCCACCTGTAAACGGCCGCGTTGAAATTGCTTACGGTACCTTCCCTACGCATCAGCAAAAAGGCGTAGGCACCCGCATTTGCCAAAAACTTGTTGAACTTGCTTTACTTACAGATCCTTCGGTAAGCATTATAGCACACACGCTTGCGCAGGATAACTATTCATCACGCATTCTAAAGAAGAACGGTTTTGCATTTACAAGCAGTTTTGAAGACGAAGAAGATGGCATGGTATGGCTGTGGAGCCATCAGCCCGATAGCAAATGA
- a CDS encoding threonine aldolase family protein, translating to MMTVDLRSDTVTKPTPGMLEAMWSAKVGDDVFGEDETVNALEQKAAEMFGMEAAIFCPSGTMTNQIAIKCFTNPLDELIADQTAHVYRYEGGGIAFNSAVSTRLLNGYRGIITAEMIEPEINSQNIHYPNTSLVVLENTVNKGGGSCYTLDQIKPIAQLCHDRDLKLHLDGARIFNALAHTGDKASDYGKYFNGISVCLSKGLGAPVGSVFLADKKTIAYARRIRKVLGGGMRQAGFLAAAAIYALDHHVERLKIDHKHAQIIGEELSKQSWVTNVVPVETNIVLFDTAAPAEGILAKLEAKGIKANTTDTHRIRFVTHLDVHPDQVEYVISQLAGI from the coding sequence ATGATGACTGTTGATCTGCGCAGCGATACCGTTACTAAGCCCACACCCGGTATGCTGGAAGCCATGTGGAGCGCGAAGGTTGGTGACGACGTTTTTGGTGAAGATGAAACTGTAAATGCGCTGGAGCAAAAGGCCGCGGAGATGTTCGGTATGGAAGCGGCGATTTTTTGCCCTTCGGGTACCATGACCAACCAGATAGCGATTAAATGTTTTACCAATCCGCTGGACGAACTTATTGCCGACCAAACCGCTCACGTGTACCGTTACGAGGGTGGAGGCATAGCGTTCAATTCGGCCGTTTCTACCCGGTTGCTTAATGGCTACAGGGGTATTATCACTGCAGAAATGATAGAGCCCGAGATTAACTCGCAAAACATACACTACCCTAATACAAGCCTTGTGGTGCTGGAAAATACAGTGAATAAAGGCGGGGGCAGCTGTTACACATTGGACCAGATAAAACCCATAGCGCAGCTTTGCCATGATCGTGATCTGAAGTTGCACCTGGATGGCGCACGTATATTCAATGCCCTGGCCCACACTGGCGACAAGGCCAGTGATTACGGTAAGTACTTCAATGGTATATCTGTTTGTTTGTCTAAAGGCTTGGGCGCTCCCGTAGGCTCAGTATTTTTAGCTGATAAAAAGACCATTGCTTATGCGCGGCGAATACGCAAGGTGTTGGGCGGAGGTATGCGGCAGGCAGGCTTTTTAGCTGCTGCAGCTATTTACGCGTTAGACCATCATGTGGAGCGTTTAAAGATAGACCACAAACATGCGCAAATAATAGGTGAGGAGCTGAGTAAACAAAGTTGGGTAACTAATGTGGTACCGGTCGAAACTAATATTGTTTTGTTTGATACCGCAGCGCCTGCTGAGGGTATATTAGCTAAATTGGAAGCCAAAGGAATAAAGGCCAACACCACAGATACGCACCGCATACGTTTTGTAACCCACCTGGATGTCCACCCTGATCAGGTAGAATACGTGATCTCGCAATTAGCGGGCATATAA
- the xerD gene encoding site-specific tyrosine recombinase XerD: MNRASATKSFKAYLKLERSLSANSIDAYTKDIDKLYQYSELQVDKKSPTDFSLTDLRDFIAWVNELGMIPSTQSRIISGIKAFYKFLLMEDHIKSDPSELLETPRITRKLPDTLSVQEIDQMISAIDLSKPEGTRNKAMLEVLYGCGLRVSELTELKLSNLHLEIEFIKVTGKGSKERLVPIGSAAVKALKLWIELVRVHVPVQKGEEDMVFLNRRGKRLSRVYVFLLIKELAATLGLKKTISPHTFRHSFATHLVEGGADLRAVQEMLGHESITTTEIYTHLDRSYLKSVITEFHPRSTKP; the protein is encoded by the coding sequence TTGAACAGAGCTTCAGCAACAAAAAGCTTTAAGGCTTACCTCAAACTGGAACGCTCTTTATCAGCGAACTCTATAGATGCATATACTAAAGATATAGATAAACTTTATCAGTATTCTGAATTACAGGTAGATAAGAAATCACCTACAGATTTTTCTTTAACAGATCTAAGGGATTTCATCGCTTGGGTAAACGAGTTGGGTATGATCCCGAGCACACAATCGCGCATTATTTCGGGTATCAAAGCATTCTATAAATTCCTGCTGATGGAAGACCATATCAAGTCAGACCCATCTGAATTGCTGGAAACACCCAGGATAACCCGCAAGCTGCCGGATACATTAAGCGTACAAGAAATTGATCAAATGATTTCCGCTATAGACCTTTCCAAACCTGAAGGCACCCGCAACAAAGCGATGCTGGAGGTATTGTATGGGTGCGGCCTGCGCGTGTCTGAACTGACAGAGCTTAAGCTGTCTAACCTACATCTTGAAATAGAATTTATCAAGGTCACCGGAAAGGGAAGCAAAGAGCGCCTGGTACCTATAGGCAGTGCGGCTGTTAAGGCTTTAAAGTTATGGATAGAGCTGGTGCGGGTACATGTCCCTGTACAAAAGGGTGAAGAGGATATGGTCTTTTTGAATCGGCGGGGTAAGCGGCTGTCGCGGGTATATGTGTTCCTGTTGATAAAAGAACTTGCCGCAACGTTAGGTTTAAAGAAGACCATTAGTCCGCATACGTTCCGGCACTCGTTTGCAACCCACCTGGTTGAGGGAGGCGCAGACCTGCGTGCGGTGCAGGAGATGCTTGGTCACGAAAGCATCACCACAACGGAGATCTATACACATTTAGACAGGAGCTATTTGAAAAGCGTAATAACCGAATTTCATCCCCGGTCTACTAAGCCTTAA
- the aroQ gene encoding type II 3-dehydroquinate dehydratase, whose amino-acid sequence MKIQIINGPNLNLLGVREKSIYGNTDFETYLQTLRQRFTDLTIDYYQSNVEGEIINKLHEIGFTYDGIVLNAGAYTHTSIAIADAIAAINTPVIEVHISNVYKREEFRHTSMLAASCKGVIAGFGMNSYQLGIESFLIEL is encoded by the coding sequence ATGAAGATACAAATTATCAACGGCCCTAATTTAAATCTCCTTGGTGTTCGGGAAAAATCTATTTACGGCAATACCGATTTTGAAACCTACCTGCAAACCTTAAGGCAGCGCTTCACCGATTTAACTATAGATTACTACCAGAGCAACGTTGAAGGCGAAATTATAAACAAACTGCACGAGATAGGTTTTACCTACGACGGAATTGTTTTGAACGCCGGAGCCTACACCCATACTTCCATTGCTATAGCAGATGCTATTGCGGCAATTAACACCCCTGTTATAGAGGTACACATCTCCAATGTTTACAAGCGTGAGGAGTTTAGGCACACCTCTATGCTGGCTGCCAGCTGCAAAGGTGTCATAGCGGGCTTCGGCATGAACTCATACCAGTTGGGGATAGAAAGCTTTTTAATTGAGCTGTAG
- the prmC gene encoding peptide chain release factor N(5)-glutamine methyltransferase, translated as MQSIKQVFTSFHNALDDLYGPTESEAIAMLTIGELTGYSRAKIKAFPDDNVPADVEERLPKILGELKTGKPVQYILGSTEFYGISFLVNPSVLIPRPETEELVEWILETCRKPPQSPTSIHLLDIGTGSGCIAVSLKNNLVNAAVSAIDISTEALKTAERNAVMNNAEINFINADVLDTSVTSQLDTFDVIASNPPYVTPADKALMHTNVNNFEPHTALFVPQDDPLLFYRAIADIAAEKLNPGGYLFFEINESYGKETVKLLNTKQFTDIQLRQDMSLRDRMIRATAPLKA; from the coding sequence ATGCAAAGCATAAAACAGGTTTTCACCAGCTTTCACAACGCCCTTGACGATTTGTATGGCCCGACTGAAAGTGAAGCGATAGCTATGCTGACGATTGGCGAATTAACCGGCTATTCACGTGCAAAAATAAAAGCTTTTCCTGATGACAACGTGCCCGCCGATGTTGAAGAGCGACTACCTAAAATACTCGGCGAACTTAAAACAGGTAAACCGGTGCAATATATACTTGGTAGTACAGAGTTTTATGGGATATCCTTTTTGGTAAATCCATCTGTACTCATCCCCCGCCCCGAAACTGAAGAACTTGTTGAGTGGATTTTAGAGACCTGCAGGAAACCACCGCAAAGCCCAACCTCAATTCATTTGCTGGACATTGGCACAGGCAGCGGCTGCATTGCCGTCAGTCTTAAAAACAACCTGGTTAACGCTGCTGTAAGCGCCATTGACATTTCCACCGAAGCCTTGAAAACTGCCGAACGAAACGCAGTTATGAACAATGCGGAGATTAACTTTATCAACGCCGACGTTCTTGATACATCGGTAACCTCGCAACTTGATACGTTTGATGTTATAGCGTCCAACCCGCCCTATGTAACGCCTGCTGACAAAGCTTTGATGCACACCAACGTAAACAACTTTGAACCGCATACGGCTTTATTTGTACCGCAGGATGATCCGCTGCTGTTTTATCGTGCCATAGCGGATATTGCTGCAGAAAAGTTAAATCCTGGCGGATATCTTTTCTTTGAGATAAATGAAAGTTACGGGAAAGAAACAGTTAAGCTGCTCAATACAAAGCAATTTACAGACATACAGTTAAGGCAAGATATGAGTCTGCGCGACAGAATGATCAGAGCTACAGCGCCGCTTAAGGCTTAG
- a CDS encoding FAD-binding oxidoreductase → MIYNKITEQLLQEITAIVGADAVLTSEAEIQDYSHDETEDLIYFPEVVVKPKTVEAVSALMRLCNDNLIPVTPRGAGTGLAGGALAVNGGLLISMERFNKIIDIDEANLQAIVEPGVITEIFINAAAEKGLLYPVDPASKGSCFIGGNVANCSGGPRVVKYGTIREYMLNLEVVLPNGDVIWTGANTLKYASGYNLTQLLIGSEGTLGIVTKIVTKLIPKPTQDALMLASFATNEDACAAVSAIFRAGIVPSALEFMERRGIEWVIEHDGLTFDLKDGVEAFLLIEADGSDLDSIFADCEKINGVLEQYNCQDVLFADSSAQKEELWRIRRTMAVSVKSNSVYKEEDTVVPRAALPKLINGIKAIGSKYGFSSVCYGHAGDGNLHVNIIKAGMCDEDWNSKLKDGITEIFELTVALGGTLSGEHGIGLVQKDFMPLKYSPVHFAIWKGIKSVFDPNGILNPGKIF, encoded by the coding sequence ATGATCTACAATAAAATAACTGAACAGCTACTGCAGGAAATAACAGCAATTGTTGGTGCAGATGCTGTGCTCACCTCTGAGGCAGAGATACAGGATTACAGCCACGATGAGACTGAGGACCTGATTTATTTCCCGGAAGTAGTGGTAAAGCCTAAAACGGTGGAAGCAGTATCTGCTTTGATGCGGCTTTGTAACGACAACCTTATCCCGGTAACGCCCCGCGGAGCCGGTACGGGCCTGGCAGGCGGCGCGTTGGCGGTTAACGGCGGTTTGCTGATCTCAATGGAGCGGTTCAATAAGATTATTGATATTGATGAAGCTAACCTGCAGGCTATTGTAGAGCCAGGTGTAATTACAGAAATTTTTATAAATGCGGCTGCCGAAAAAGGCCTGCTGTACCCGGTGGACCCCGCAAGCAAGGGCAGTTGCTTTATTGGCGGCAACGTTGCCAACTGTAGTGGCGGACCCAGGGTTGTAAAATATGGTACCATCCGCGAGTATATGCTAAACCTGGAGGTAGTGCTGCCGAACGGAGATGTTATCTGGACAGGTGCCAACACGCTTAAATATGCATCTGGTTATAACCTCACCCAGCTGCTGATAGGCAGCGAAGGTACTTTAGGCATAGTGACTAAAATAGTAACTAAACTGATACCAAAACCAACTCAGGATGCACTGATGCTGGCGTCGTTCGCCACTAACGAAGATGCCTGTGCGGCTGTTTCAGCCATATTCAGGGCAGGTATAGTTCCATCTGCACTGGAGTTTATGGAACGTCGTGGGATAGAGTGGGTGATAGAACATGACGGGCTCACGTTCGACCTGAAGGATGGTGTGGAAGCTTTCTTGCTGATAGAAGCTGACGGCTCCGACCTAGACTCAATCTTTGCAGATTGCGAAAAGATAAACGGTGTGTTGGAGCAGTACAATTGCCAGGATGTACTTTTTGCCGATTCATCCGCGCAAAAAGAAGAACTATGGCGCATCAGGCGTACCATGGCAGTCTCAGTAAAGTCTAACTCGGTTTATAAGGAGGAAGATACGGTTGTACCCCGCGCCGCCTTGCCAAAGCTCATCAACGGCATAAAGGCTATAGGTAGTAAATACGGGTTCTCATCAGTTTGCTATGGTCACGCCGGCGATGGTAACCTGCACGTAAACATCATTAAAGCAGGTATGTGCGATGAAGACTGGAACAGTAAGCTTAAAGATGGTATTACCGAAATATTCGAGCTAACGGTAGCTCTCGGCGGAACACTCTCAGGAGAGCACGGCATCGGCCTGGTTCAAAAAGATTTTATGCCCCTTAAGTACTCGCCGGTACACTTTGCCATATGGAAAGGAATCAAAAGCGTTTTTGATCCAAATGGGATTTTAAATCCCGGAAAGATATTTTAA
- a CDS encoding DNA topoisomerase IB: MNRLLKKLEKIGRDPKITAKAVGLRYVSDSTPGYTRKKSGKGWSYYDSQGDLVKDKEIIQRFNKLVIPPAYTSVWISPYENGHLQFTGTDAAGRKQYRYHPYWNKIRNQSKYHRLQTFAAHLPAIRQQVDHDLARRNLDHEKVVALVVRLMELTSIRVGNESYKKLYGSFGLTTLMDKHVKIEGSQINFEFKGKKGVFHKIALQSKKLAKLVKQCRDIPGKELFQYYNEEGQRCTIGSGDINHYLKEITGEDFTAKDFRTWAGSVSALYAFKSVGEYNNQSECRKKIVSVLDEVAINLGNTRTVCKKYYVHPTVIKSYEEGTLFKYISELDEEKDVKASELNTAEKALLNILENEKLAEAS; the protein is encoded by the coding sequence ATGAATCGTCTTCTCAAAAAGTTAGAAAAAATTGGCCGCGACCCAAAGATCACCGCGAAAGCGGTAGGCCTGCGTTATGTTTCAGATTCGACACCTGGTTATACCCGAAAGAAATCAGGCAAAGGCTGGAGTTATTACGATTCCCAGGGTGATTTAGTAAAAGATAAAGAAATCATCCAACGTTTTAACAAGCTGGTGATCCCGCCGGCATATACCAGCGTTTGGATATCTCCTTACGAGAACGGGCACCTGCAGTTTACCGGCACAGATGCGGCCGGCCGTAAACAATATCGGTATCACCCATATTGGAACAAAATTCGCAACCAAAGTAAATACCACCGTTTGCAAACGTTCGCCGCACATCTGCCGGCTATCCGCCAGCAGGTCGATCATGACCTTGCCCGCCGCAATCTTGATCATGAAAAGGTTGTAGCACTTGTTGTGAGGCTAATGGAGCTCACGAGCATACGCGTAGGTAACGAATCTTATAAAAAGCTGTACGGATCTTTCGGGCTCACCACGCTGATGGATAAGCACGTTAAGATCGAAGGCTCACAGATCAACTTTGAATTTAAGGGTAAGAAGGGCGTCTTCCACAAAATAGCGCTGCAAAGTAAAAAGCTGGCCAAGCTGGTGAAACAATGCAGGGACATCCCTGGCAAGGAGCTTTTTCAGTACTATAATGAAGAGGGGCAACGCTGCACAATTGGTTCTGGCGACATCAACCACTATTTAAAAGAGATCACCGGTGAAGATTTTACCGCAAAGGATTTCCGTACATGGGCGGGCAGCGTTAGCGCGTTATATGCATTTAAATCAGTTGGTGAATATAACAACCAGTCGGAATGCCGCAAGAAGATCGTAAGCGTTCTGGACGAAGTTGCTATAAACCTGGGCAATACGCGTACGGTTTGCAAGAAATACTATGTGCATCCTACGGTAATAAAAAGCTACGAAGAAGGTACACTATTTAAGTACATCAGTGAGCTTGATGAGGAAAAGGATGTAAAAGCATCAGAGCTGAATACGGCGGAAAAAGCCCTGCTCAACATCTTAGAGAATGAGAAACTTGCCGAGGCGAGTTAA
- a CDS encoding 5' nucleotidase, NT5C type has product MKKSIAIDMDGVIADVEQQFVDWYHRDYGVLLTKEDLVGKSDDTLFPEAGLARKMVLSPNFFRTLKVMDGAVEALQKLNEKYEVYIVSAAMEFPLSLGEKLAWLNEHFPFISWRNIIFCGDKSIINTDYMIDDHLRNLDNFKGKTIMFHAFHNVSYSNHVRVNNWNEVLALFDKEA; this is encoded by the coding sequence ATGAAAAAATCGATAGCTATAGATATGGACGGCGTGATTGCCGATGTAGAACAACAGTTTGTTGATTGGTATCATCGCGACTATGGCGTGTTGCTGACCAAGGAGGATCTGGTGGGAAAAAGTGATGACACGCTTTTCCCTGAAGCAGGGCTTGCACGCAAAATGGTGCTTTCGCCAAATTTCTTCCGTACCTTGAAGGTTATGGATGGTGCTGTAGAAGCTTTGCAAAAACTAAATGAAAAGTACGAGGTGTACATTGTTTCCGCAGCGATGGAGTTCCCGCTTAGTCTTGGTGAAAAACTTGCCTGGCTGAATGAACACTTTCCATTTATCAGCTGGCGCAACATTATCTTTTGTGGCGATAAAAGCATTATCAATACGGACTACATGATAGATGATCACCTTAGAAACCTTGATAACTTTAAAGGTAAAACCATTATGTTTCATGCATTTCATAACGTAAGCTATAGCAACCACGTGCGTGTAAACAACTGGAACGAAGTATTGGCGTTATTTGACAAGGAGGCATAA
- a CDS encoding mechanosensitive ion channel family protein: MNRVVKIFAPLLLILGLFTIDCVAQSSKKERKLSVRDSLRQSILRRDSMMRSFKKSDTTINTLLQKIEYYTSSFNQIKTSLSRNIDTADISTGLPSFERRVGLIKTLIDNDRSSTLRYLYAIRDILTRSDTQLDIWQERLSDINAKLQQNQSELSAMSKDSGLRIVPADSSLRTSFLVQKIAIDSKHKRLDTINKKLLLKVGLLQNRVASVYISLIDLRDQIDLKIREFSVQALSDEDNSIWHMGDNTETDFPSALSKTINMNSRLLNFFVGRDPLIHFAGLMILVLFFIWIYTNTRKVMHVKDAPHTVLEHAKYVAFSPLTSTLVVTFAIVPNFYDHPPVVVLEIFFTILIASILVLVKRTCPPELFKFMRILFCLTAVYSFSNLFVEVCDTDRVIVLLLALATAVVSYRFYLVVKKEPGDYLPYTVPVLRFFIILLTASFLCNLFGRVTLSKIIGVTAVYNLWLALGMYYLVQIIMQSMFLQLEGNKNSNSLSSFIDFKMLQNKFRSILTVLAAVLWLVMLTQNLSIEDVVFTYIKNFLTQTRSLGGANTTFTFQSIIIFIAVIWLSSVAARIISYLYEVAGKSATDIDILKKKNRTSTLLIKIAVFAVGFLLAVTASGFPLDKITIIISAFGIGIGFGLQNIVNNLVSGLILAFEKPIQIGDIIEVDNRSGTIMEIGIRSSKIATSDGAEVIIPNGDLISHHVINWTLSNNNRRVELIIGVAYGSDIEKVKQVLTDLLCSREDIMDNPAPLVFVHNLNESSVDFRLLFWAADITKWLSLKSNILTDIYATFAQEGIEIPFPQRDLHLRLTETQTDLFAGKAKSNTNADRKDVDSGISGN; encoded by the coding sequence ATGAATCGGGTAGTTAAAATATTTGCTCCGTTACTGCTTATACTAGGTTTATTCACAATTGATTGTGTAGCACAATCATCTAAAAAGGAACGTAAGCTGAGCGTGCGCGACTCGTTGCGACAATCTATCCTGCGCCGCGATTCGATGATGAGGTCGTTTAAGAAGTCGGATACCACTATTAACACGCTGCTACAAAAAATAGAATACTATACCAGTTCGTTCAACCAGATAAAAACAAGCCTGTCGCGCAATATCGATACAGCCGACATCAGTACAGGCCTGCCATCCTTTGAACGCCGTGTAGGGCTTATAAAGACGCTTATAGACAACGACAGGAGCAGTACCCTGCGTTACCTCTACGCCATTCGCGATATACTTACGCGCAGCGACACTCAGCTGGATATATGGCAGGAGCGACTAAGCGACATCAACGCCAAATTGCAACAGAACCAGAGTGAGCTTTCGGCCATGAGCAAAGACTCTGGCCTGCGCATTGTGCCGGCAGATAGCAGCCTGCGTACATCCTTTCTGGTGCAGAAAATAGCCATCGATTCTAAACATAAACGGCTGGATACCATTAACAAAAAGCTTCTGCTTAAAGTAGGTTTATTGCAGAACCGGGTGGCATCGGTATACATTTCGCTCATAGACCTTCGTGACCAGATAGATCTTAAGATACGAGAGTTCAGCGTACAGGCCTTGTCCGACGAGGACAACAGCATCTGGCACATGGGCGACAATACCGAAACGGATTTCCCGTCGGCGTTATCAAAAACGATAAACATGAACAGCCGGCTGCTTAACTTCTTTGTAGGCCGCGACCCGCTTATCCACTTTGCAGGTCTAATGATACTTGTGCTGTTCTTTATCTGGATCTACACGAATACCCGCAAGGTGATGCATGTGAAGGACGCCCCGCACACTGTGTTGGAACATGCTAAATACGTGGCGTTCTCGCCGCTCACCTCAACCCTTGTGGTAACCTTTGCCATTGTACCCAACTTTTATGACCATCCACCGGTAGTAGTGCTAGAGATATTTTTCACCATCCTTATTGCTTCGATACTTGTTTTGGTAAAGCGCACCTGTCCGCCTGAGTTGTTTAAGTTCATGCGTATATTGTTTTGCCTTACAGCCGTTTATAGCTTCAGTAATTTATTTGTTGAGGTATGTGATACCGACAGGGTAATCGTATTACTGTTAGCTTTGGCTACTGCCGTGGTTAGCTACCGTTTTTACCTGGTAGTGAAAAAGGAACCCGGGGATTACCTCCCCTATACGGTACCGGTGTTGCGGTTCTTTATCATTTTGCTAACCGCATCATTCCTTTGCAACCTGTTTGGAAGGGTCACCTTATCCAAGATAATTGGCGTTACAGCAGTGTATAACCTGTGGCTGGCGCTGGGCATGTATTACCTGGTGCAGATCATTATGCAAAGCATGTTCCTGCAGTTAGAGGGTAACAAGAACAGCAACTCGCTAAGTTCTTTTATCGACTTCAAGATGCTACAGAACAAGTTCCGCAGCATTTTAACGGTACTTGCCGCAGTGCTTTGGTTGGTAATGCTTACCCAAAACCTGAGTATTGAGGATGTGGTGTTCACTTACATCAAGAACTTTCTAACGCAAACACGCAGCCTGGGTGGTGCAAATACCACATTTACATTCCAGAGCATCATTATTTTTATTGCAGTTATCTGGCTCTCTTCCGTAGCTGCCCGAATTATCAGCTACCTTTATGAAGTGGCCGGCAAAAGCGCTACTGATATAGACATACTAAAAAAGAAGAACCGCACTTCTACCCTGCTTATTAAGATCGCTGTTTTTGCCGTGGGCTTTCTGCTGGCAGTAACCGCATCTGGCTTCCCGCTGGATAAGATCACCATTATTATTAGTGCTTTCGGTATAGGTATCGGTTTTGGCTTGCAGAACATTGTGAATAACCTGGTATCAGGCCTTATCCTGGCATTTGAAAAACCTATCCAAATAGGCGACATAATCGAGGTGGATAACCGTAGCGGTACCATCATGGAAATTGGCATCCGCAGCAGTAAGATAGCCACCAGCGATGGCGCGGAGGTAATTATCCCCAACGGAGATCTTATTTCACATCACGTTATTAACTGGACGCTGAGCAACAACAACCGCCGTGTGGAGCTGATCATCGGTGTAGCGTACGGATCGGACATTGAAAAGGTAAAACAGGTACTAACGGACCTGCTCTGCAGCCGGGAAGACATTATGGACAACCCCGCGCCTCTGGTGTTTGTACATAATCTTAATGAGAGCTCGGTAGACTTCCGCCTATTGTTTTGGGCTGCAGATATTACCAAGTGGCTATCACTTAAAAGTAATATACTAACAGATATTTACGCCACTTTTGCTCAGGAAGGAATTGAGATACCTTTTCCGCAGCGTGACCTTCACTTACGCCTTACAGAAACGCAAACTGATCTGTTTGCCGGTAAGGCCAAATCAAATACTAATGCAGATAGAAAGGATGTTGACAGCGGTATATCAGGTAATTAA
- the folB gene encoding dihydroneopterin aldolase, with product MVKVALEGAEFFAYHGFYPEEQLLGTRFIVDIDVVFDNAYDFNDDKIANTVNYEELYNLAKAEMAHTRKLIETVAQSIIDAVIARHNFVKTSSVTIRKANPALGGPVKNSVVTISYAK from the coding sequence ATGGTTAAAGTAGCTTTAGAAGGAGCGGAGTTTTTCGCGTACCACGGCTTTTACCCCGAAGAGCAGCTTTTGGGGACCCGCTTCATTGTTGATATCGATGTGGTATTTGATAATGCTTATGATTTCAATGACGATAAAATAGCCAACACCGTCAATTACGAGGAGCTTTACAATCTCGCTAAAGCCGAAATGGCGCATACCCGTAAGCTCATAGAAACAGTTGCGCAATCCATCATCGATGCCGTTATCGCACGGCACAATTTTGTGAAAACATCATCTGTTACTATCAGAAAAGCAAACCCGGCCCTTGGTGGTCCGGTAAAGAACTCCGTGGTGACTATCAGCTACGCGAAATAG